One genomic window of Camelina sativa cultivar DH55 chromosome 5, Cs, whole genome shotgun sequence includes the following:
- the LOC104788743 gene encoding uncharacterized protein At5g41620-like, which translates to MSKLFLELSKRGIQQREKQGDRKKMEEEEVKDVFLWMKKDLDDERKFRKQSETLHRKLTRELCEAKHCLSNALKDLEKERQERVLVENLCDEFAKAVKDYEDKVRRIGNKSPVTDKVIVQIAEVWNDQRLQMKLEEDDKDVETYLRPNEKSRSHSSKGSGFLRAKPDDSVSMHQRVCLKELEEGLEKRTRRDNKLQLKKSSSRLLNLSMSSEGDKIHPESSPSNVDDHESRREKSRTFSKILQRNVNAAMREDNHRTLKDKLMEARVESRRLRSSLKPELSPSDPVQA; encoded by the exons ATGTCAAAACTCTTTTTGGAACTATCGAAGCG AGGTATACAACAACGAGAAAAGCAAGGTGATAGgaagaaaatggaagaagaagaggtcaaaGATGTGTTTCTATGGATGAAGAAGGACTTAGATGATGAAAGAAAATTCAGAAAGCAGTCAGAGACTTTGCATAGGAAGCTAACACGAGAGCTTTGTGAAGCGAAGCATTGTTTATCAAATGCATTGAAAGAtcttgagaaagagagacaggAACGTGTTCTTGTGGAAAATCTCTGCGATGAGTTTGCAAAAGCAGTTAAAGATTATGAAGATAAGGTGAGAAGGATTGGGAACAAGTCACCAGTGACTGATAAAGTAATTGTGCAGATTGCTGAAGTGTGGAATGACCAGAGATTACAAATGAAGCTAGAGGAAGATGATAAAGACGTTGAAACATATTTGCGACCTAATGAGAAGAGTAGATCACATTCAAGTAAAGGAAGTGGTTTCTTGAGAGCAAAACCAGATGATTCAGTTTCGATGCATCAAAGGGTTTGCTTAAAGGAACTAGAAGAAGGGCTAGAAAAGCGAACAAGAAGAGATAACAAATTGCAGCTTAAGAAGAGTTCAAGCCGACTTCTTAATCTGTCTATGTCTTCGGAAGGAGATAAGATTCATCCAGAGAGTAGTCCAAGTAACGTTGATGATCATGAGAGTCGTCGAGAAAAGTCTAGAACTTTCTCGAAGATTCTTCAGAGGAATGTGAATGCAGCGATGAGAGAAGATAATCATCGTACTCTCAAGGATAAGCTGATGGAAGCTCGTGTAGAGAGTCGACGTTTACGTTCTTCTTTGAAACCAGAGTTGAGTCCGAGTGATCCGGTTCAAGCATGA
- the LOC104784691 gene encoding uncharacterized protein At5g41620-like, with protein sequence MERECEEGEMEPKLRRSFTGFSRRAGPSTPPPTWRLEFSPPPPRVGASSAVFETKEFLANPEASVRKLCADLWETEQFRQRIGLRRCRRRDSDVESPSGRQLHDHQPPSRGSLRRQIVATDDHRLVRRNGHLLQPTSPASCSSSSSFEVVVPKPAFSQTGSSVVKSASYGLGSSTKLLKVLNRIWSLEEQNTANMSLVRALKMELDECRAEIKEVKQREKLSDRLGRKKEEEEVKDVFRSMKKDLDDERKFRKQSETLHRKLTRELCEAKHCLSNALKDLEKERQERVLVENLCDEFAKAVKDYEDKVRRIGNKSPVSDKVIVQIAEVWNDQRLQMKLEEDDKDVETYMRPKEKSRSHSSKGSGFLRAKPDDSVSMHQRVCLKELEEGLEKRTRRDNKLQLKKSSSRLLNLSMSSEGDKIHPESSPSNVDDHESRREKSRTFSKILQRNVNAAMREDNHRTLKDKLMEARVESRRLRSSLKPELSHPSDPVQA encoded by the exons ATGGAGAGAGAATGCGAAGAAGGAGAAATGGAGCCAAAGCTTAGACGAAGTTTTACGGGCTTTAGTAGAAGAGCTGGTCCTTCTACTCCTCCACCCACGTGGCGGCTCGAGTTTTCGCCGCCGCCACCGCGAGTCGGAGCTTCCTCCGCCGTGTTCGAGACGAAGGAGTTTTTGGCGAATCCAGAGGCTTCCGTCAGGAAACTGTGCGCCGATTTGTGGGAAACTGAACAATTCAGGCAAAGAATTGGGTTGCGACGGTGTCGACGACGGGATTCAGATGTGGAATCACCTTCCGGTAGACAGCTTCACGATCATCAG CCACCGAGCAGAGGTAGTCTGAGGAGGCAAATTGTAGCAACTGATGATCATAGACTGGTCCGTAGAAATGGCCATCTGTTGCAACCAACCTCTCCTGCAagttgcagcagcagcagttCATTCGAG GTTGTGGTGCCTAAACCAGCGTTTAGTCAGACTGGTTCTTCGGTGGTTAAGTCTGCGAGCTATGGTTTGGGTTCATCTACAAAGCTTCTCAAGGTGTTAAACCGGATATGGAGTCTCGAGGAACAGAATACTGCTAATATGTCTTTGGTTAGAGCTCTAAAGATGGAGTTGGATGAATGTAGAGCCGAGATTAAGGAGGTAAAACAACGAGAAAAGCTAAGCGATAGGTTAgggaggaagaaagaagaagaagaggtgaaaGATGTGTTTCGATCGATGAAGAAGGACTTAGATGATGAGAGAAAATTCAGAAAGCAGTCAGAGACTTTGCATCGGAAGCTAACACGAGAGCTTTGTGAAGCGAAGCATTGTTTATCAAATGCATTGAAAGAtcttgagaaagagagacaggAACGTGTTCTTGTGGAAAATCTCTGCGATGAGTTTGCAAAAGCAGTTAAAGACTATGAAGATAAGGTGAGAAGGATTGGGAACAAGTCACCGGTGAGTGATAAAGTAATTGTGCAGATTGCAGAAGTGTGGAATGATCAGAGATTACAAATGAAGCTGGAGGAAGATGATAAAGACGTTGAAACATATATGCGACCTAAGGAGAAGAGTAGATCACATTCAAGTAAAGGAAGTGGTTTCTTGAGAGCAAAACCAGATGATTCGGTTTCAATGCATCAAAGGGTTTGCTTGAAGGAACTCGAAGAAGGACTAGAAAAGCGAACAAGAAGAGATAACAAATTGCAGCTTAAGAAGAGTTCAAGCCGACTTCTTAATCTGTCTATGTCTTCGGAAGGAGATAAGATTCATCCAGAGAGTAGTCCAAGTAACGTTGATGATCATGAGAGTCGTCGAGAAAAGTCTAGAACTTTCTCGAAGATTCTTCAGAGGAATGTGAATGCAGCGATGAGAGAAGATAATCATCGTACTCTCAAGGATAAGCTGATGGAAGCTCGTGTAGAGAGTCGACGTTTACGTTCTTCTTTGAAACCAGAGTTGAGTCATCCGAGTGATCCGGTTCAAGCATGA